One genomic window of Fusobacterium simiae includes the following:
- a CDS encoding tetratricopeptide repeat protein, protein MLKKLSIMIVAGILVGCSGLNNLDERKDSGPIREIGGELQIPGEAKIEDSDGEVVSKEANNENIKEYLSIVKGNLKGSIKKVDDNVKNDYTVGLGETLIFPLDNEKAIKLTASPKNTNTKINLSNGKVSFRSVYQGQYILSTYVDNSLNRKINVAVIAKYNFSEKEVYDIIVQNSENRSKDLENAVTLYKMMFPAGRYSKEVNYLFLKYAYDIRSNSLMNEALAGVKNEFSSYSDSEKATILRVAKLTNKNIFVPSETYNTNNSELKSALQEYVGNKESLDRNDKVFIEKTKGESSEIANEVVREKLKAVIDGSTPIKVGGSSGSKVENKGESYYEKAMKNLNSNPRVAIENFKKSLSTEKIQDKKPEIYYNIASSYAKLGNKVEVTKYLRLLKQEFPNSEWVKKSEALTKLIK, encoded by the coding sequence ATGTTAAAGAAATTATCAATAATGATAGTTGCAGGGATCCTAGTTGGTTGTAGTGGATTAAATAATTTAGATGAAAGAAAAGATAGTGGACCAATTAGAGAAATTGGAGGAGAACTTCAAATTCCAGGAGAGGCTAAAATAGAAGACAGCGATGGTGAAGTTGTAAGCAAAGAAGCCAATAATGAAAATATAAAAGAATATCTATCAATAGTAAAAGGTAATTTAAAAGGTTCTATAAAAAAAGTGGATGATAATGTAAAAAATGATTATACTGTTGGTTTGGGAGAAACTTTAATATTCCCTCTTGATAATGAAAAAGCAATAAAACTCACTGCTTCTCCAAAAAATACAAACACAAAAATTAACCTTTCAAATGGAAAAGTTAGTTTTAGAAGTGTATATCAAGGGCAATATATATTATCAACTTATGTAGATAATAGTTTAAATAGGAAAATAAATGTTGCTGTTATAGCAAAATACAATTTTTCTGAAAAAGAAGTTTATGATATAATAGTACAAAATTCTGAAAATAGAAGTAAAGATTTAGAAAATGCAGTTACTCTTTATAAAATGATGTTTCCAGCAGGAAGATATTCAAAAGAAGTTAATTATTTATTCTTAAAATATGCTTATGATATTAGAAGTAATTCATTGATGAATGAAGCATTAGCAGGAGTAAAAAATGAGTTTTCTTCATATTCAGATAGTGAAAAAGCTACTATACTTAGAGTAGCTAAACTAACTAATAAGAATATTTTTGTTCCATCTGAGACATATAATACAAATAATTCAGAATTGAAAAGTGCTTTACAAGAGTATGTTGGAAATAAAGAGAGTTTAGATAGAAATGATAAAGTATTTATAGAAAAAACAAAAGGAGAATCATCAGAAATTGCCAATGAAGTTGTAAGAGAAAAATTAAAAGCAGTTATTGACGGTTCTACACCAATAAAAGTAGGAGGTTCATCAGGTTCAAAAGTCGAAAATAAAGGGGAAAGCTACTATGAAAAGGCTATGAAAAACTTAAATTCAAATCCTAGAGTAGCAATAGAAAACTTTAAAAAATCTCTTTCTACTGAAAAAATACAAGACAAAAAGCCAGAAATCTATTATAATATAGCAAGTTCTTATGCTAAACTTGGAAATAAAGTAGAAGTTACAAAATATTTAAGACTTTTAAAACAAGAGTTTCCAAATAGTGAATGGGTAAAGAAAAGTGAAGCACTTACAAAATTAATAAAATAA
- the mutL gene encoding DNA mismatch repair endonuclease MutL, with amino-acid sequence MNRIRILDESVSNAIAAGEVVENPTSMIKELIENSLDAGSKEIKLEVWNGGLDISISDSGCGMSKEDLLLSIERHATSKIFTKDDLFNIRTYGFRGEALSSIASVSKMILSSRTNDMQNGTQMNVLGGKVTNLKDIQRNVGTQIEIKDLFYNTPARKKFLRKESTEYLNIKDVFLREALANPNVRFILNIEGKESIKTSGNGIENAILEIFGKNYLKNFSKFSLGYLGNTNLFKANRDSIFVFINGRSVKSKIVEEAVINAYHTKLMKGKYPTALIFLEVEPREIDVNVHPSKKVVKFANQNAIYDLVKSEIEKFFLDDEDFISPHIEADNEIKENKVIETKNNNFLDINDFKDDMQDFSQLSVVEKEDYSKKDYKNIETEKENIVNVNSKIETSKKSLESNFNLNEVKENVEVFNNSSSNSNFIDRQKTNIENRADKLEDNKSNSIEIKDKYIFDTEDTSRGKIFDDFSSLKNIDFKVIGQVFDTFILVERNGLLEIYDQHIIHERILYEKLKQEYYNHSMSKQNLLVPIRFELDPREKQLALENIEIFSSFGFDIDDFDKNEILLRSIPTMNLRDSYENIFREILDNISKNKDVDIRENIIVSMSCKGAIKANHKLTLEEMYSMVAKLHEVGEYTCPHGRPIIVKMSLLDLEKLFKRK; translated from the coding sequence ATGAACCGTATTAGAATTTTAGATGAAAGTGTTTCTAATGCAATAGCAGCTGGAGAAGTTGTAGAAAATCCTACTAGTATGATTAAGGAATTGATAGAAAACTCATTAGATGCAGGAAGTAAAGAAATTAAATTAGAGGTGTGGAATGGAGGACTTGATATTTCTATAAGTGATAGTGGTTGTGGAATGTCAAAAGAAGATTTACTTCTATCCATTGAAAGACATGCAACAAGTAAAATTTTCACAAAAGATGATTTATTTAATATAAGGACTTATGGTTTTAGAGGAGAAGCACTATCTTCTATAGCTTCAGTTTCTAAAATGATTTTATCTTCAAGAACAAATGATATGCAAAACGGAACTCAAATGAATGTTTTAGGTGGAAAAGTAACTAATCTAAAAGATATTCAAAGAAATGTTGGAACACAAATAGAAATAAAAGATTTATTCTATAATACACCTGCAAGAAAAAAATTTTTAAGGAAAGAAAGTACTGAATATTTAAATATAAAAGATGTATTTTTAAGGGAAGCATTGGCTAATCCAAATGTTAGGTTTATTCTAAATATAGAGGGAAAAGAAAGTATAAAAACAAGTGGAAATGGAATAGAAAATGCTATACTGGAAATATTTGGAAAAAATTATTTAAAAAATTTTTCTAAATTTTCACTTGGATATTTAGGAAATACTAACTTATTTAAAGCAAATAGAGATTCTATCTTTGTTTTTATCAATGGTCGTTCTGTTAAATCAAAAATAGTTGAAGAAGCAGTTATAAATGCTTATCATACAAAACTTATGAAGGGGAAATATCCAACAGCCTTAATATTCTTAGAAGTAGAACCAAGGGAAATTGATGTAAATGTGCATCCCTCAAAGAAAGTTGTAAAATTTGCCAATCAAAATGCTATATATGATTTGGTAAAATCTGAAATTGAAAAATTTTTTTTAGATGATGAGGATTTTATTTCTCCTCACATAGAGGCAGATAATGAAATTAAAGAAAATAAAGTTATTGAAACAAAAAATAATAATTTTTTAGATATAAACGATTTTAAAGATGATATGCAAGATTTTTCTCAATTATCTGTTGTAGAAAAAGAGGATTATTCAAAAAAAGATTATAAAAATATTGAAACTGAAAAAGAAAATATTGTTAATGTGAATAGTAAGATAGAAACTTCTAAGAAGAGTTTAGAAAGTAATTTTAATCTAAATGAAGTTAAAGAAAATGTAGAAGTTTTTAATAATTCAAGTAGTAATTCAAATTTTATTGATAGGCAAAAAACTAATATTGAAAATAGAGCAGATAAACTTGAAGATAATAAATCTAACTCTATTGAAATAAAAGATAAATATATTTTTGATACTGAGGATACTAGCAGAGGAAAAATATTTGATGATTTTTCAAGTTTAAAAAATATTGATTTTAAAGTAATAGGTCAGGTATTTGATACTTTTATTTTAGTTGAAAGAAATGGTTTACTTGAAATTTATGACCAACATATAATACATGAAAGAATATTGTATGAAAAATTGAAACAAGAATACTATAATCATTCTATGTCTAAGCAAAATCTTTTAGTACCAATAAGATTTGAGTTAGATCCAAGAGAAAAGCAACTAGCCTTAGAAAATATTGAAATTTTCTCAAGCTTTGGTTTTGATATAGATGACTTTGATAAAAATGAGATTTTATTGAGAAGTATACCAACTATGAATTTAAGAGATAGTTATGAAAATATTTTTAGAGAAATATTGGATAATATTTCAAAAAATAAGGATGTTGATATAAGGGAAAATATAATTGTTTCAATGTCTTGTAAGGGAGCAATAAAAGCCAATCATAAATTAACACTTGAAGAAATGTATTCTATGGTTGCTAAACTTCATGAAGTTGGGGAATATACTTGTCCTCATGGCAGACCTATTATAGTAAAGATGTCTTTACTAGATTTAGAAAAACTTTTTAAAAGAAAATAA
- a CDS encoding 23S rRNA (pseudouridine(1915)-N(3))-methyltransferase RlmH — MNINIICIGKIKDRYINDGIAEFSKRMISFATLNIIELKEYNKEDSISISIEKESSEILKQISKSNSYNILLDLDGKEITSENMSKYIDDLKNKGISSINFIIGGSNGVNKEVKNSVDMKLKFSYFTFPHQLIRLILLEQIYRWFAISNNIKYHK, encoded by the coding sequence TTGAATATAAATATTATTTGTATTGGAAAAATAAAAGACAGATATATAAATGACGGTATTGCAGAATTTTCTAAAAGAATGATAAGTTTTGCCACTCTTAATATTATTGAATTAAAAGAATATAATAAAGAGGATAGTATAAGTATTTCTATTGAAAAAGAAAGTTCAGAGATATTAAAACAAATTTCAAAGTCTAATTCATATAATATCCTTTTAGATTTAGATGGAAAAGAAATTACTTCTGAAAATATGTCTAAATATATTGATGACTTAAAAAATAAGGGAATAAGCAGTATAAATTTTATTATTGGTGGTTCTAATGGAGTTAATAAAGAAGTAAAAAATTCAGTTGATATGAAATTAAAATTTTCATATTTTACTTTTCCTCATCAACTTATAAGGCTTATTCTTTTAGAACAGATATACAGATGGTTTGCAATATCTAATAATATAAAATATCATAAATAG